From a region of the Citricoccus muralis genome:
- a CDS encoding alpha/beta fold hydrolase produces the protein MSTPPPPATVRPLPIRLRDRVAVPPAPRDTSVITGYSARTPERIMVEVPDPVSGQPTPLAVWHYSVESPAGDASADGPGGPNGSGESGGYGEYGTPIVAVHGFRGDHHGLALLTDCLPGVEIFLPELPGFGHSPAFPDAPHTVPHYVTALGSAVEALRLVPGTFAGRHAAAPPASLPRPTLLGHSFGSVIASQLAAAAPDRWDGLVLLNPICEPALTADDSTSKVLLSRIAEGYYEVSAALPERLGSALLSSPLVVWITGTVMAKTEDRHTLAYLHDQHQNYFSAYDHRQVLVEAYRASTSGSVLDVAEQLRLPVLLVAGADDELGSIRGQKKLARRIGRASPRAQLEILDGVGHLIHYERAPEAAALISAFRADLGRS, from the coding sequence GTGAGCACTCCCCCGCCGCCGGCCACCGTGCGCCCCCTGCCCATCCGCCTCCGTGATCGCGTGGCGGTCCCACCGGCACCCCGGGACACCTCCGTCATCACGGGGTATTCCGCGCGGACCCCGGAGCGGATCATGGTCGAGGTCCCGGACCCCGTGTCCGGCCAGCCCACGCCGTTGGCGGTGTGGCACTACTCGGTGGAGTCTCCGGCCGGCGACGCATCCGCTGACGGACCGGGTGGACCCAACGGGTCCGGCGAGTCCGGCGGGTACGGCGAGTACGGGACGCCGATCGTGGCCGTCCACGGGTTCCGGGGGGACCACCACGGACTGGCCCTGCTGACGGACTGCCTGCCCGGCGTGGAGATCTTCCTGCCCGAGCTGCCCGGCTTCGGCCATTCGCCGGCCTTCCCGGACGCCCCACACACCGTCCCCCACTATGTGACGGCCCTCGGCAGCGCCGTGGAGGCACTCCGGCTGGTACCGGGAACCTTCGCCGGCCGACACGCGGCCGCCCCACCTGCCAGCTTGCCCCGGCCGACCTTGCTCGGACACTCCTTCGGTTCCGTGATCGCCTCCCAGCTGGCAGCTGCCGCCCCGGACCGCTGGGACGGCCTGGTGCTGCTCAATCCCATCTGTGAACCCGCCCTGACGGCGGACGATTCCACGTCCAAGGTCCTGCTGTCCCGCATCGCGGAGGGCTACTACGAGGTTTCGGCGGCCCTGCCCGAACGGCTCGGGAGCGCCCTGCTGTCCTCGCCGCTCGTCGTCTGGATCACGGGGACCGTCATGGCCAAGACCGAGGACCGCCATACCTTGGCCTATCTCCATGACCAGCACCAGAACTACTTCTCCGCCTATGACCACCGCCAGGTGCTCGTCGAGGCTTACCGGGCCTCCACCTCAGGATCGGTCCTGGACGTGGCCGAGCAGTTGCGGCTCCCGGTGCTCCTCGTGGCCGGCGCTGACGACGAACTGGGCTCCATCCGCGGACAGAAGAAGCTCGCCCGCCGCATCGGCAGGGCCTCTCCCCGCGCCCAGTTGGAGATTCTCGACGGCGTGGGTCACCTCATCCACTACGAGCGCGCCCCCGAGGCCGCCGCTCTGATCTCGGCGTTCCGGGCGGACCTCGGCCGATCCTGA
- the metK gene encoding methionine adenosyltransferase, producing the protein MGGGELRLFTSESVTSGHPDKICDQISDSILDAILAQDPNAKVAVETLTTTGLVQVAGEVNTSAYVEIPRIVRDTILAIGYDSSSNGFDGSNCGVNISIGQQSSDISDGVLKSLENREGSADDIDLQGAGDQGIMFGYASNETPVYMPAPIYLAHRLSERLTAVRQLEQTPMPYLLPDGKTQVTVGYGEDGLPKTVETVVVSTQHLDEITLDELRQDVVEHVIRPVLAQSGLETSGAAFIVNPGGKFVIGGPVGDAGLTGRKIIVDTYGGMARHGGGAFSGKDPSKVDRSAAYAMRWVAKNVVAAGLADRAEFQVAYAIGKARPVGLYVDTFGTEKVDQATIIEAVNEVFDLRPLAIIRDLNLLRPIYGKTAANGHFGREDPDFTWERLDRVDAVRAAVGW; encoded by the coding sequence ATCGGGGGAGGCGAGCTCCGGCTGTTCACCTCCGAGTCCGTGACGAGCGGTCATCCGGACAAGATCTGTGACCAGATCTCGGACTCCATCCTGGACGCGATCCTCGCCCAGGACCCGAACGCCAAGGTGGCCGTCGAGACCCTGACCACCACGGGACTCGTGCAGGTCGCCGGCGAGGTCAACACCTCCGCCTACGTGGAGATCCCCCGGATCGTCCGGGACACGATCCTGGCGATCGGCTACGACTCCTCGTCCAACGGCTTCGACGGGTCCAACTGCGGCGTCAACATCTCGATCGGCCAGCAGTCCTCCGATATCTCGGATGGCGTGCTGAAGTCGCTGGAGAACCGCGAGGGCTCCGCGGACGACATCGACCTGCAGGGTGCCGGGGACCAAGGCATCATGTTCGGCTACGCCTCGAACGAGACCCCGGTGTACATGCCGGCCCCGATCTACCTGGCGCACCGGCTCTCCGAGCGGCTCACCGCCGTGCGGCAACTGGAGCAGACGCCCATGCCCTACCTGCTGCCGGACGGCAAGACGCAGGTCACCGTCGGCTACGGGGAGGACGGTCTGCCGAAGACCGTGGAGACCGTGGTGGTCTCCACCCAACACCTGGACGAGATCACCTTGGATGAGTTGCGCCAGGACGTGGTGGAGCACGTCATCCGGCCCGTGCTGGCCCAGTCCGGGCTGGAGACCTCCGGCGCCGCGTTCATCGTCAACCCCGGCGGCAAGTTCGTCATCGGCGGGCCGGTGGGCGACGCCGGCCTCACCGGTCGCAAGATCATCGTCGACACCTACGGGGGCATGGCCCGCCACGGCGGCGGCGCCTTCTCCGGCAAGGACCCGTCCAAGGTGGATCGCTCCGCGGCCTACGCGATGCGCTGGGTCGCCAAGAACGTGGTCGCCGCCGGCCTCGCAGACCGCGCTGAGTTCCAGGTCGCCTACGCGATCGGCAAGGCCCGGCCCGTCGGCCTGTACGTGGACACGTTCGGGACCGAGAAAGTGGACCAGGCCACGATCATCGAGGCCGTCAACGAGGTGTTCGATCTGCGCCCGCTGGCCATCATCCGGGACCTCAACCTGCTCCGCCCGATCTACGGCAAGACGGCCGCCAACGGTCACTTCGGCCGAGAGGACCCCGACTTCACGTGGGAGCGGCTGGACCGCGTCGACGCCGTGCGCGCTGCCGTCGGTTGGTGA
- a CDS encoding primosomal protein N': MTGEPLFDLPVPSPVTGLPEVAGGWPDDPVARVLLDSGVPHLDREFDYLVPRSLDDEARPGVRVRVRFGHQDVLGWLTARGSEPSTGAKLLPLRSVVSPEPVLTPEILDLARAVAARYAGNVADVLRVAVPPRVAKVEKALNAEAEAPEATGTPAPAPGSVSAADSAPEGAPDHAPVPDTKVSPAAGGLSGAAAAEGFDWSPLRGAEAFFQQVRAGDGPRAALTVPSAHGAWDTASLLADAAARTAEAGRAAVVVVPDQRDLERLCRALDRRVGPEGYARLTADDGPTPRYRAFLQLRRGLRRIAVGTRSAIWAPVEHPGLVAVWNDDDSLHAEQRSPYQHVRDVALVRSELAGAGLLLASTSRTPEVQRLVESGWLGELGVGRETIHAVTPRVVSTADSWETERDPLLARARLPQAAWKAAREGLEGKHGTPGPVLVQVGRSGFIPALICRDCGTPARCRHCTGPLGFPDRTASARNEAACRWCGRRERHFECPECDSSRLRAGSRGVDRTAEELGRAFPNTPVLASSGDHILATVDDTPALVVATIGAEPVVPGGYTTALLLDGDSQLQREGLRTPGQVLSRWFAAAALVRSRQDGGVVVVTASQEDVVGALVRMDPAGYASRQLAERRELHLPPAVRMAEVSGPANAVTAFMDLVELPGASKDLPWIGPVPVEDWTGGEGRGGAGSGSGPAGHAEPLRHRALLFFPYGAARSVVEALRAARSASSARRLTEPVRLRIDPFDLP, translated from the coding sequence GTGACCGGGGAACCCCTCTTCGACCTGCCCGTACCCTCACCGGTCACGGGACTGCCGGAGGTGGCCGGCGGCTGGCCCGACGATCCCGTGGCCCGGGTGCTGCTGGACTCGGGCGTGCCGCACCTGGACCGGGAGTTCGACTACCTGGTGCCCCGCTCCCTAGATGACGAGGCCCGTCCCGGCGTGCGCGTCCGCGTGCGATTCGGCCACCAGGACGTCCTCGGCTGGCTGACCGCCCGCGGTTCCGAACCCTCCACCGGGGCGAAGCTGCTGCCGTTGCGTTCGGTGGTCTCCCCGGAGCCGGTGCTGACCCCGGAGATCCTGGACCTCGCCCGCGCCGTGGCGGCGCGCTATGCGGGAAACGTGGCCGACGTGCTGCGGGTGGCCGTGCCGCCGCGCGTCGCGAAGGTCGAGAAGGCCCTGAACGCCGAGGCGGAGGCGCCGGAGGCCACGGGTACCCCGGCCCCCGCACCCGGTTCGGTCAGCGCAGCTGACAGTGCACCCGAAGGTGCGCCCGACCATGCACCGGTTCCGGACACGAAGGTGAGCCCTGCTGCCGGTGGGCTCTCCGGCGCGGCTGCAGCCGAGGGCTTCGACTGGTCCCCGCTGCGGGGCGCCGAAGCCTTCTTCCAACAGGTCCGCGCCGGGGACGGCCCCCGCGCGGCCCTCACCGTGCCGAGTGCCCACGGCGCGTGGGACACCGCCTCCCTCCTGGCGGACGCCGCCGCCCGGACCGCCGAGGCCGGCCGGGCCGCCGTCGTGGTGGTGCCCGACCAGCGCGACCTCGAACGGCTGTGCCGTGCCTTGGACCGGCGGGTGGGACCGGAGGGATATGCCCGCCTGACGGCCGACGACGGCCCCACCCCCCGGTACCGTGCGTTCCTGCAGCTGCGGCGCGGCCTGCGCCGGATCGCGGTGGGCACCCGCTCAGCCATCTGGGCCCCCGTGGAGCACCCCGGCCTGGTCGCGGTCTGGAACGACGACGACTCCCTGCACGCCGAACAGCGGTCCCCGTATCAGCACGTGCGGGACGTCGCCCTGGTGCGGTCTGAGCTGGCCGGCGCCGGGCTCCTGCTGGCCTCGACGTCGCGCACCCCCGAGGTGCAGAGGCTGGTGGAGTCCGGGTGGCTCGGGGAACTGGGGGTGGGCCGCGAGACGATCCACGCGGTGACCCCGCGCGTGGTGTCCACGGCGGACTCCTGGGAGACCGAGCGTGATCCGCTGTTGGCCCGTGCCCGGCTGCCACAGGCGGCATGGAAAGCCGCGCGAGAGGGCCTGGAGGGTAAGCACGGCACGCCCGGGCCTGTCCTGGTGCAGGTTGGCCGGAGTGGATTCATCCCCGCCCTGATCTGCCGGGATTGCGGGACCCCGGCCCGCTGCCGGCATTGCACCGGCCCGCTGGGGTTCCCGGACCGCACCGCCTCGGCCCGCAATGAGGCCGCCTGCCGGTGGTGCGGACGGCGGGAGCGGCACTTCGAGTGCCCCGAATGCGACTCCTCGCGTTTGCGGGCCGGCTCTCGCGGTGTGGACCGGACCGCCGAGGAACTGGGGCGCGCCTTCCCGAACACGCCGGTGCTCGCCTCCTCCGGAGACCACATCCTCGCCACCGTGGATGACACTCCAGCCCTCGTGGTCGCCACGATCGGCGCTGAGCCGGTGGTGCCGGGAGGCTACACCACGGCACTGCTGCTGGATGGCGACTCGCAGCTGCAGCGCGAGGGGCTGCGCACCCCGGGGCAGGTCCTGTCCCGCTGGTTCGCGGCGGCGGCCCTGGTGCGCTCACGCCAGGACGGGGGAGTGGTGGTGGTGACCGCCTCCCAGGAGGACGTGGTGGGGGCACTCGTCCGCATGGATCCCGCTGGGTACGCCTCGCGTCAGCTGGCCGAGCGGCGGGAGCTGCACCTGCCGCCCGCCGTCCGCATGGCCGAGGTCTCCGGGCCGGCAAACGCGGTGACGGCGTTCATGGACCTCGTAGAACTGCCGGGCGCCTCGAAGGACCTGCCGTGGATCGGACCGGTGCCGGTGGAGGACTGGACGGGCGGTGAGGGGCGGGGCGGGGCCGGCAGTGGTTCAGGACCTGCCGGCCATGCTGAACCGCTGCGTCACCGGGCGCTGTTGTTCTTCCCCTACGGCGCGGCACGAAGCGTCGTCGAGGCACTGCGGGCGGCCCGCTCCGCCTCAAGCGCGCGGCGCCTGACCGAACCTGTCCGGCTGCGGATCGATCCCTTCGACCTGCCGTAG
- the pyrF gene encoding orotidine-5'-phosphate decarboxylase produces MTAPVAGSVDAGRAPWGARLAAAMDAAGPLCLGIDPHPQLLHDWDLPDTPVGLERFSMTALEAAAGEGGSSAVAAIKPQVALYERHGSAGFAVLERLLREARDEEVLTIADAKRGDIGSTMAGYAEAWLSDDSPLAADAVTLSPYLGYDSLAPALELAEATGRGVFILALTSNPEGASVQHTGGVGGSVAGSITAAAARDNARALGFGHVTGTNGTTGLNGTIGADEGSRAGTGGGTAIRPALGPVGLVVGATVAGQAERLGLDLAGVRGALLAPGFGAQGASGAGMRSGFGSAWPSVLATSSRAVLRRGPSVSGLREGIREALEDLGR; encoded by the coding sequence ATGACGGCACCGGTGGCCGGGTCCGTCGACGCCGGCCGGGCACCGTGGGGTGCCCGGCTGGCGGCCGCGATGGACGCAGCCGGACCGCTGTGCCTGGGCATCGACCCGCACCCGCAACTACTCCACGACTGGGACCTTCCAGACACACCCGTGGGCCTGGAGCGATTCTCGATGACGGCCTTGGAAGCCGCGGCAGGAGAGGGCGGGTCCTCCGCCGTTGCCGCCATCAAGCCGCAGGTCGCACTGTATGAGCGGCATGGCTCGGCTGGCTTCGCCGTCCTGGAGCGGCTGCTGCGGGAGGCCCGCGACGAAGAGGTGCTGACCATCGCCGACGCCAAGCGCGGGGACATCGGGTCCACGATGGCCGGCTACGCCGAGGCGTGGCTCTCGGACGACTCACCGCTGGCCGCTGACGCCGTCACCCTCAGTCCCTATCTCGGCTATGACTCGTTGGCCCCGGCCCTCGAACTGGCCGAGGCCACCGGGCGGGGCGTCTTCATCCTGGCCCTGACCTCGAACCCCGAGGGCGCCTCGGTCCAGCACACCGGCGGCGTGGGGGGATCCGTGGCCGGGTCCATCACCGCCGCGGCCGCCCGGGACAATGCGCGGGCGCTGGGCTTCGGTCACGTCACCGGTACGAACGGCACCACCGGCTTGAACGGCACGATCGGCGCCGACGAGGGGTCCAGGGCCGGGACCGGGGGCGGGACCGCGATCCGCCCCGCCCTGGGGCCGGTCGGTCTCGTGGTCGGCGCCACCGTGGCCGGCCAGGCCGAGCGGCTGGGCCTGGACCTGGCCGGCGTCCGCGGCGCGCTGTTGGCTCCGGGATTCGGCGCCCAGGGTGCGTCGGGGGCCGGGATGCGTTCCGGTTTCGGTTCGGCGTGGCCTTCCGTGCTGGCGACCTCCAGCCGGGCCGTCTTGCGCCGTGGACCGTCCGTCAGCGGACTGCGCGAGGGCATCCGGGAGGCACTGGAGGATCTGGGCCGGTAG
- a CDS encoding DUF418 domain-containing protein: protein MSARTLPRPSERATTTPLSARALAPDLARGLMLLFIALAHVPWFLYHLPAGVTSMHPVVGGAVDRWAQVMTIIAVDARTHTMFAFLFAYGIGQLYSRQRARGIGESQVRRLLARRHWWMIVFGALHAVLLWQGDILGTYGLLGLILVPLFLSRSDRTLRVWIVVLLSLSALGSLISTLGVLLAPTTAAGVVPADLQRLSMAEPDYALSALYRTGMWVVGLASGLLTLALPTAFLAGLLAARHRILEEPERHLSLLRRLAFFGIACGVLGGAGLVLEHSGIVTATGGSVFSPLHFLTGIGQGIGYVALFGLVAQALTQRGLDSLAPVQAVVALGRRSLSGYLAQSVLFIPLLAAWGFGLGAHLSSWSAALVAIGTWSLTVAGAYALERVGRRGPAEVLLRKLTYRSGR from the coding sequence GTGAGCGCACGCACCCTGCCCCGGCCATCAGAACGAGCCACCACCACCCCGCTCAGCGCCCGCGCACTGGCGCCTGATCTCGCCCGGGGACTGATGCTGCTGTTCATCGCCCTCGCCCACGTCCCGTGGTTCCTGTACCACCTGCCCGCGGGTGTCACGAGCATGCATCCCGTCGTGGGAGGCGCCGTCGATCGCTGGGCCCAGGTGATGACGATCATCGCCGTCGATGCACGCACCCACACGATGTTCGCGTTCCTGTTCGCCTACGGGATCGGACAGTTGTACTCGAGGCAGCGTGCCCGCGGGATCGGTGAGTCGCAGGTGCGCCGCCTGCTGGCCCGCCGTCACTGGTGGATGATCGTGTTCGGGGCGTTGCATGCGGTGTTGCTGTGGCAGGGGGACATCCTGGGCACCTATGGCCTGCTCGGACTGATACTCGTGCCGCTGTTCCTGAGCCGCAGTGACCGCACGCTGCGCGTCTGGATCGTCGTGTTGCTGTCCCTCTCCGCCCTCGGGTCGCTCATCTCCACCCTCGGCGTGCTCCTGGCGCCCACCACTGCGGCCGGGGTGGTTCCGGCCGATCTGCAGCGGCTGAGTATGGCCGAGCCCGACTATGCGCTCTCGGCGCTGTATCGCACCGGGATGTGGGTGGTCGGCCTGGCCTCGGGCCTCCTGACGCTGGCGCTGCCGACCGCGTTCCTCGCCGGGCTGCTGGCCGCGCGTCATCGGATCCTGGAGGAACCGGAACGCCACCTGTCCCTGCTGCGTCGTCTCGCATTCTTCGGAATCGCCTGCGGTGTTCTCGGCGGCGCGGGGCTGGTCCTGGAGCACAGTGGCATCGTCACTGCCACCGGGGGCAGCGTATTCTCGCCCCTGCACTTCCTGACCGGCATCGGCCAGGGCATCGGCTATGTCGCGTTGTTCGGCCTCGTCGCCCAGGCGCTCACCCAGCGAGGCCTTGACAGTCTCGCCCCGGTGCAGGCTGTGGTCGCGCTGGGGCGCCGCTCCCTGAGTGGCTACCTCGCGCAGTCGGTGCTCTTCATCCCCCTGCTGGCCGCCTGGGGGTTCGGCCTGGGAGCGCATCTGTCCAGCTGGTCTGCAGCGCTCGTGGCCATCGGCACCTGGTCACTCACCGTCGCGGGAGCCTATGCCCTGGAACGTGTGGGCCGGCGCGGGCCCGCAGAGGTCCTGCTCCGGAAGCTGACGTACCGTTCCGGACGGTGA
- the rpoZ gene encoding DNA-directed RNA polymerase subunit omega yields the protein MTEQYEGIVNPPIDTLLEKVDSKYALVLFAAKRARQINAYYSQLHEGLFEYVGPLVDTKLNEKPLSISMREIEEDLLEATPMTEEQIAAETEGDFGTFELQSSAEAAFSDDAFSAEGVGEEAAVEITEIADTETTDEDEQQA from the coding sequence GTGACCGAACAGTACGAAGGCATCGTCAACCCGCCCATCGACACCCTGCTGGAGAAGGTTGACTCGAAGTACGCCCTGGTGCTTTTCGCCGCCAAGCGTGCCCGCCAGATCAACGCGTACTACTCGCAGCTCCATGAGGGCCTGTTCGAGTACGTCGGCCCGCTGGTGGATACCAAGCTCAACGAGAAGCCGCTGTCCATCTCCATGCGGGAGATCGAGGAGGACCTCCTGGAGGCCACCCCGATGACCGAGGAGCAGATCGCCGCTGAGACCGAGGGCGACTTCGGCACCTTCGAGTTGCAGAGCTCGGCCGAGGCCGCCTTCTCCGACGACGCGTTCTCCGCCGAGGGCGTGGGCGAAGAGGCTGCAGTGGAGATCACCGAGATCGCTGACACCGAGACCACCGACGAGGACGAGCAGCAGGCCTGA
- a CDS encoding TetR family transcriptional regulator translates to MNDTRDRIVAAATAIVVEGLETRPSVRAVAARAGVGASTLRHHFPTQRELLETVWQKMFSDQYPDERIHDTSVPARERLLECLMNLLTPIGEGGQAREFWVQLLRSFEGMVSTTQTKSAFADFARGADARVQSWLDVLEAEGQVAPGDRSRQVLFLLTVIDGLAIGRAMPASGDLDRTRERGVLEDAIDAVLTPSSR, encoded by the coding sequence ATGAACGACACCCGCGATCGCATCGTGGCAGCCGCGACGGCCATCGTCGTCGAAGGCCTGGAGACCCGCCCCAGCGTGCGCGCCGTGGCGGCACGGGCCGGCGTGGGCGCGAGCACCTTGCGCCACCACTTCCCCACCCAGCGTGAACTCCTCGAAACCGTGTGGCAGAAGATGTTCTCGGATCAGTACCCGGACGAGCGCATCCACGACACCTCCGTCCCGGCACGGGAACGGCTCCTGGAATGCCTGATGAACCTGCTGACACCCATCGGCGAGGGAGGCCAGGCCCGTGAGTTCTGGGTTCAGTTGCTCCGCAGCTTCGAAGGGATGGTCTCCACCACGCAGACGAAGTCCGCCTTTGCAGACTTCGCCCGCGGCGCGGACGCCCGCGTCCAGTCCTGGCTGGACGTGCTCGAAGCCGAGGGACAGGTGGCCCCCGGTGACCGGTCCCGCCAGGTCCTGTTCCTGCTCACCGTCATCGACGGTCTCGCGATCGGGCGTGCCATGCCCGCGTCCGGCGACCTGGACCGCACCAGGGAACGGGGCGTTCTGGAGGACGCCATCGATGCGGTGCTGACACCGTCGAGCCGGTGA
- the gmk gene encoding guanylate kinase, which translates to MTTPDVPAARPVSLRPEHRSAAGAERPRVTVLAGPTAVGKGTVSQFIREHYPQVWLSVSATTRKPRPNEREGQHYFFVEPQHFDELVSQDQMLEWAVVHGVNRYGTRRDTVQRALDDGQHVLLEIDLQGARQVRQAMPEATFVFLSPPNWDELVHRLVGRGTESPEEQRRRLETARMELAAEPEFDAVVVNDTVERAAQELVRIMGLDPDDHL; encoded by the coding sequence TTGACCACCCCCGACGTCCCCGCCGCCCGGCCGGTCAGCCTCCGCCCCGAACACCGGTCTGCCGCGGGTGCGGAACGCCCGCGCGTCACGGTGCTCGCGGGACCGACCGCCGTCGGCAAGGGCACGGTCTCCCAGTTCATCCGGGAGCACTATCCCCAGGTGTGGCTCTCCGTCTCTGCCACCACGCGGAAGCCGCGGCCCAATGAACGCGAGGGGCAGCACTACTTCTTCGTGGAGCCCCAGCACTTCGATGAGCTGGTGTCCCAGGACCAGATGCTGGAATGGGCTGTGGTCCATGGCGTGAACCGCTATGGGACCCGCCGAGACACGGTCCAGCGGGCCCTCGACGATGGTCAGCACGTCCTGTTGGAGATCGACCTGCAGGGGGCGCGGCAGGTCAGGCAGGCCATGCCGGAGGCGACGTTCGTCTTCCTGTCGCCGCCGAATTGGGACGAATTGGTGCACCGGCTGGTCGGCCGCGGCACGGAATCTCCGGAGGAACAGCGCCGCCGGCTGGAAACGGCTAGAATGGAACTCGCTGCCGAGCCGGAGTTCGATGCCGTGGTGGTCAATGACACCGTGGAACGCGCCGCACAGGAGTTGGTCCGCATCATGGGATTGGACCCTGACGACCACCTCTAG
- the mihF gene encoding integration host factor, actinobacterial type, whose amino-acid sequence MALKELSAAEREAARSKALQARTARADLKESFRSGKSSLESVFAAADEDAAIGRMRTVDLLQTLQGVGEVRAAKIMESCGISPNRRLRGLGRRQREALIAYIGR is encoded by the coding sequence ATGGCTCTGAAGGAATTGTCTGCCGCAGAACGGGAAGCGGCCCGGAGCAAGGCCCTGCAGGCACGCACGGCGCGTGCGGACCTGAAGGAGTCCTTCCGATCGGGCAAGTCCAGTCTCGAATCGGTCTTCGCAGCGGCGGACGAGGACGCCGCCATCGGGCGGATGCGCACGGTGGACCTGTTGCAGACCCTGCAGGGTGTGGGCGAGGTGCGGGCCGCGAAGATCATGGAATCGTGTGGGATTTCCCCCAATCGGCGCCTCCGCGGCCTCGGTCGCCGGCAACGGGAGGCGTTGATCGCCTATATTGGCCGGTAG
- the coaBC gene encoding bifunctional phosphopantothenoylcysteine decarboxylase/phosphopantothenate--cysteine ligase CoaBC: MRIVLGVTGGIAAYKSALLLRLMTEAGHQVDVVPTPAALNFVGQATWEALSGRPVRTDTFEAVETVNHVRLGREAELVVVAPATADSLARAAAGLAPDLLGNVLLTATCPVLMVPAMHTEMWTHPATVANVDLLRSRGISVLDPDSGRLTGQDTGPGRFPEPDRIWAEAQSLVADGLRTSRPTAQQNGALAGRAVVVTAGGTREALDPVRYLGNRSSGKQGVAVAEAALAAGARVTFIGGAMSVEPPAGAEVVRVESTQELHEAVMAHAPGADALVMAAAVADFRPAEYADSKIKKSEDGSNPVIRLERTPDILAEAVQARAAGQPMPGTIIGFGAETGDATASVLEFGAAKLARKGCEMLVVNQVGRDKVFGQDTTEVTMLFADGREPVAAAGDKSEVGVAIVTELAGLLGPLGRLDRMDQ; encoded by the coding sequence ATGAGGATCGTTCTCGGAGTCACCGGCGGTATCGCCGCCTACAAATCCGCACTGCTGTTGCGGCTCATGACCGAAGCCGGTCACCAGGTGGACGTGGTCCCCACGCCTGCCGCCCTGAATTTCGTGGGACAGGCCACGTGGGAGGCGCTCTCCGGGCGCCCCGTGCGGACGGACACCTTCGAAGCCGTCGAGACGGTCAACCACGTCAGGCTGGGCCGTGAGGCCGAGCTCGTCGTCGTGGCTCCCGCCACCGCCGATTCCCTCGCCCGTGCCGCCGCCGGGCTGGCCCCGGACCTGCTCGGAAACGTCCTGCTGACCGCCACCTGCCCGGTGCTGATGGTCCCGGCCATGCACACTGAGATGTGGACCCACCCGGCCACCGTCGCCAATGTCGATCTGCTTCGCTCCCGCGGCATCAGCGTGCTCGATCCCGATTCCGGGCGGCTCACCGGCCAGGACACCGGCCCCGGGCGGTTCCCGGAGCCAGACCGCATCTGGGCCGAGGCGCAGTCCCTCGTGGCTGACGGCCTGCGGACCAGCCGTCCCACCGCCCAGCAGAACGGGGCGCTGGCCGGACGCGCCGTCGTCGTGACCGCCGGGGGTACCCGGGAGGCCCTGGATCCGGTGCGCTATCTCGGAAACCGGTCCTCCGGCAAGCAGGGCGTGGCCGTGGCCGAGGCCGCCTTGGCCGCCGGTGCCCGCGTCACCTTCATCGGAGGGGCCATGAGCGTGGAACCACCCGCCGGGGCGGAAGTGGTCCGGGTGGAGTCCACCCAGGAACTGCACGAGGCGGTCATGGCCCACGCGCCGGGTGCCGATGCCCTGGTGATGGCGGCCGCCGTCGCCGATTTCCGCCCCGCGGAGTACGCGGACTCCAAGATCAAGAAATCCGAAGACGGCTCCAACCCGGTGATCCGCCTGGAGCGCACCCCGGACATCCTCGCGGAGGCGGTGCAGGCCCGGGCCGCCGGACAGCCGATGCCGGGCACCATCATCGGATTCGGTGCCGAGACCGGTGACGCCACCGCCTCCGTATTGGAATTCGGGGCCGCCAAGCTCGCCCGCAAGGGCTGTGAGATGCTCGTGGTCAACCAGGTGGGCCGGGACAAGGTCTTCGGTCAGGACACCACCGAGGTCACCATGCTCTTCGCCGACGGGCGGGAGCCGGTGGCCGCGGCGGGAGACAAATCAGAGGTGGGCGTGGCGATCGTCACCGAACTGGCGGGCTTGCTGGGCCCGCTCGGCCGGCTGGATAGGATGGATCAGTGA